One window of the Marmota flaviventris isolate mMarFla1 chromosome 2, mMarFla1.hap1, whole genome shotgun sequence genome contains the following:
- the Mettl17 gene encoding ribosome assembly protein METTL17, mitochondrial, which yields MATVTTLRFLLTVDRWRRSRGVIFQFRTLAVLVPGVTQIDNKSDFLGKKPHRKHPGILQLPYVRLPQALTNAARVLLAESSMSNVEKEVHALTSYLWSRHLPVEPEELQRRAIHLEKKFSENSDLPQTEEKLCEAVLHVLRKTTYHWQELSYNEELSLVYMAARLDGGFAAVSRAFHEIRIRIPEFKPQTLMDFGSGTGSVTWAAHNTWGQSLREYMCVDRSAAMLDLAEKLLKGGSQTGEPYVPGVFFRQFLPVSPKVQFDVVVSAFALSELPSKADRTEVVQTLWRKTSHFLVLLENGTKAGHRLLMDARDLVLKGKEKLPSDPRPSFVFAPCPHELPCPQLTASQPLACSFSQAYHPIPFSWNKKPKEEKFSMVILARGSPEEVNRWPRITQPVLKRPRHVHCHLCCSDGHMQHAVITARRHGRDLYRCARVSSWGDLLPVITPSEFPLSPAQDPPENSIRVDKDM from the exons ATGGCTACCGTAACGACACTGAGGTTCCTATTGACAGTAGACAGATGGCGCCGCAGCCGTGGAGTAATTTTTCAGTTCCGA ACGCTCGCCGTCCTCGTGCCCGGTGTGACCCAGATAGATAACAAGTCCGATTTTCTGGGGAAAAAGCCCCATCGTAAGCACCCCGGCATCCTACAGCTTCCGTACGTGCGGCTGCCGCAGGCGCTGACTAACGCCGCCCGGGTACTACTGGCTG AGAGCTCAATGTCCAATGTCGAGAAGGAGGTGCATGCACTGACCAGTTATCTCTGGAGCCGACATTTGCCTGTAGAGCCAGAGGAGTTGCAAAGACGGGCAATACATCTTGAGAAAAAATTCTCGGAAAACTCAG ACTTACCTCAGACAGAGGAGAAACTTTGTGAAGCAGTACTACATGTCCTACGCAAAACTACTTACCACTGGCAAGAACTGAG CTACAATGAGGAACTGAGTCTGGTGTATATGGCAGCAAGACTGGATGGTGGCTTTGCAGCAGTCTCCAGGGCATTCCATGAG ATCAGGATTCGGATTCCAGAGTTCAAGCCACAAACCTTGATGGACTTTGGTTCTGGTACTGGTTCTGTCACCTG GGCTGCTCACAATACTTGGGGCCAGAGCCTTCGAGAGTATATGTGTGTGGACAGATCAGCTGCCATGTTGGATTTGGCAGAAAAGCTACTGAAAG GTGGTTCACAAACAGGAGAGCCTTATGTTCCAGGTGTCTTTTTCAGACAGTTTCTACCTGTGTCACCCAAG GTACAATTTGACGTGGTCGTATCAGCCTTTGCCCTAAGTGAACTGCCTAGCAAAGCTGACCGAACTGAGGTGGTTCAAACTTTGTGGCGTAAGACAAGCCATTTTCTG GTATTGTTGGAGAATGGAACGAAAGCTGGCCACCGCCTTCTTATGGATGCCAGGGACCTAGTTCTTAAG ggaAAAGAGAAGTTACCTTCAGATCCTCGGCCTAGCTTTGTCTTTGCCCCC TGTCCCCATGAACTTCCTTGTCCTCAGTTGACAGCCTCTCAGCCCCTGGCCTGTAGCTTCTCTCAGGCTTACCATCCAATCCCCTTCAGCTGG AACAAGAAgccaaaggaggaaaagttctccATGGTGATTCTTGCCCGGGGGTCTCCAGAGGAGGTTAATCGTTGGCCACGAATTACTCAACCTGTGCTTAAACGGCCTCGTCATGTGCATTGTCACCTGTGCTGTTCAGATGGACATATGCAGCATGCTGTCATCACAGCCCGCCGGCATGGCAG GGATTTGTATCGTTGTGCCCGTGTCAGCTCCTGGGGAGATCTTTTACCTGTGATCACTCCATCTGAatttcctctctcccctgctcAAGATCCCCCTGAGAATTCCATAAGAGTTGACAAGGATATGTAA